AACAATGCCCGTTGTTTAAGTAGTGTCCATCGTGTCATGTAATTATATTAGATCAACATTCCGGTGACGGAGATAATCGCAGGGACAGGTCAGAGCCACGATTGCAAATTTGAGGGTTTTAATTGGGGCCGTCGAAATTGTGGGGATCATTTTGAGTATCGGACTAAATTTCAGGAGTCAAATTGAGATTTAACTCCCTTTGGAATCTTTGTTCAATTAACCTTAAATTAAGAGGtcaaaagagataaaaaagaaacaatGGGATCCAACTCGCTCTAGCTAGCTAAGAATgagagaaaaaattgaaaaaaggaaaaatagattatatatataatatatgtagaAAATTAAGGTTAGTTAGAGAAAAAAGTTAAGTATATAAGAAACATGTATCATAGTTTGTTAATAATGAGATACAGGTAGATTTGATTCATGAATCCCTACCATGGATCTTTTTGGTCTGTACTACTAATTATGTGCTAACTACCACCATTTATAAGGAATAGGATGAATTGACAAAAAGCTAAGTAGGATAGGGATATAAAACCTTAACTTTGGCGATTCCAGCTAGCTAGCTAGGTTgatgtgcaaagttgtgaacaAATTATTGATTCTATGGTTTATAAACTAAAATTCATTTAACATTGCTCACCAATAATCAACTTTTGAGTTCGAGTTAGCATATAAATCACTATGACTTACTTTGATTATCAAACTTTTGGTTGCATTGTAGGTCCAATTTATCAACTTTTAGCCTCTCATTTTTAATAAGATTACTAGCTTAGGCACAATTTGATAATTGtcttagaatagaaaaaaaaattataaaaacatacACTTACTCAAATACTTATTACCTAAATTATAGCCTTGTAGTTTCAAGTTTGATTGTGTAGGTCCAGTTATATACAAAGAACGGTTACGTTTCTCATAAGCAAGCAACCTTGAATATAATGTTGGATTAATTAAGAAGTGTGTTTATGTAATGACTAGATTTGCTCGGGTCCATAACCCAAAAAACATGCCCTATACTTAACACAGAGAATAATGAATTATGAATCATGATGCCCCTTATTATTATGCCTTGTTTCATGTTGTGTAtgtctctatatatatatataacattcaTCATTCACTATCTCACTTATGTGACTTATTACACAACATAGAGAATtcagaaattaattatatatgttctATCTACTTTAACTTGGTGGGGGAAGGGAAGTTGTGAGGGATATAATAAGATCGATCGAAATGGGAAGTTGTCTGTTGACCCAAggttttaataataattcttcATGGGGTTGTATTgattcaatgctttttctttttccaagtGCACATGATATCATATACTACTATTACTATCTTTGACAGTTAAAGTAAAGTTAGGAAAATTCAGAAGAAGAAGCCCTTATTAATATTACCATGTCTTAGCTCATATTGTGATTTTCCTTCTTCAAGAAATTTACTGCTTTTAATCATAGATGTTTTGGGAGTAGGAGTTGGTAGGTTTACAGTCCAAATTTATTTTGTGGGCCAACTTTCACCATCACACACATTCATAATCATAGTATTCCCATTGCACTTGTTTCTTGgttatatattaagaaaagaagaataataattaaattttattctagcTAAAAAAAGCATAAATAATCTTCTTCTATCATGTTCGGTGTTCAATGGTCTCTTTGGGGATCTGATCTCCCAATTCAGCTAAGAGAAATATCATTATTATAGTACTATCTAACCTCAAACATTAatgacaaattaaataaatattccaTCATTCCCAGCactttcttgttattaaaaCTTGGTTTGGTAAAATATTTAAGTTATAATATTNatattaaattttttagttttgataagtataaattattttaaaaaaaatctactttaagtattttgaaaaatacatcTATTGTTTTACGGTTATAAATACGAAtacatgttttatttatttatttatcaaatgaaaaataaaatatttgtacatttcaaaaacacaaatttctcttaaaaaattttatgaaaccAAGCCTAATTGTGATTAGTAGTACTCCATACTCACCGAACACAAAGTGCACAAGTTAAAgcaaaatatattatatgatcATGTCACAGAACTGTGCTGAAATTTAGGGTGGGAGGAGGGAAGATCCATCAATATATATGTATCCTTTTTAGGTAAGACTTTTTTGCTTTATCAACTTTTAAATTCTTGTATTAACTGGCATAACTGATTTTAAAAAGCACACGCCACCTAGGTATCTGCCTCaacctcctcttcttttttaataatatagagGTATATAAGTAAAGGGTGTACTATATGGTAAGAACTAAGaagcatatataatatatatttattaaattgaaattaaatggTAATGGTCCTTTGTGACAGcactattcttcttcttttcctctgagtTTTCCCCTTCACAATTCCAAAGACACATGCAAATGAATCAATCACCTCATTATGATTCCTTCATAGAACCCATAAACAAAAACTACCCATTATCCATTTCACCAAAAAGTTCAGATCTTTAAACAAAACTTaccaaaagaacaagaaaatgaggGACATAATTTCATGTTTTAGTGAGAACGCAGTGAATGTGAGACAACAAGCTTCATGTTCTAGCTACTCATCATCAAGCAACGCTTGCATCAATCCAAGCCTCACACCTTCAACAAGAAACTCAGTTTCCTCTGTTTACAGATCAACACTCTCCAACAAGCACCAGATTCTGATGATCACAGTCACATGGTGCAAGAGCTTCTCCAATCAAGGACTCACTATAAGCTTTGGAACACAAGATCCACCATCACCACCTTTCAGGCTTAACACCAATTCAAGGTTCTtcaggaagaagaaaggaagcaAATTGATGGTTGAATCTTCCAATCATGAGTCAAGAATTGAAGTCTTCTGGGATCTTTCCAATGCTAAATACGACACTGGACCTGAACCGGTTGATGGTTACTATGTTGCGGTTGTTGTTGGTTTGGAAATAGCACTGATCATTGGTCACATAGCAGAAGAATCAGTTACCAAGAAGCTAAAAGCCATGGCAGCAACAAGTTCGGGTAAATTCTCATTGTTATCTAGAAGAGAACATTGTTCAGGTAACACACTTTACACCACAAAGGCTCAGTTCTGTGAAAATGGAACGTGGCATGATATCATGATAAGGTGCAGTGGTGGAAATGGAAATGAAGGGTTGTTAAAGTCTTCTTCGTCTTCGTCGCTGTCGTCGTCGCCGCCGGCTCTGATGGTTTGCATTGATAAGAAGACAGTGATCCGTGTCAAGAGGCTTCAGTGGAATTTCAGGGGAAATCAAACaatttttgttgatggtttgCTGGTTGATTTACTTTGGGATGTTCATAACTGGTTCTTcaatccttcttcttcttctgggTATGCAGTGTTCATGTTCAGAACAAGGACTGGTTTGGATAGCAGATTGTGGCTGCAAGAGAAgccttcactcaaagataaagatGCTCTTGAATTCTCATTCCTCATCTATGCTTGTAAGACTGCATAAAAATGGAACTTGTTCATCTCactccttattttctttttcctaaatGTTTTAAGacagaaaatataaagacaCTGAGATAATAGAGACAAAGATACACTCACTGATTAAGTGCCTTTGTCCCACTGTTTCTAGCTTTGGTTGGAAAATTTTGTTttcctaaaaaagaaaaatttattttgtttattctgTATGTTTCTTCTCTACATAGTATCTCATAACATCTTTGTATTTCTTTCTGTTCTTACAGAATTACTAAAGAGGCCTTTGTACTTGCTTTAggtcctcttctttcttttcttcttgtaagGATACATATTGATTCATTTCCTATATTATaggaaacagaaagaaaatatttttagaattgtAGAAATGTTGAGTCATGAGGCTTATCAAGACAGAACAATTTATCTGTGTAATTTGTGTNNNNNNNNNNNNNNNNNNNNNNNNGATTCAAGACATGAATTATTGATGAAGATTTTCTTAAAgggaaatttaaattttggtttGCTTCTTAGCTTACTTGAATTTTATCCCTTTATAGTATAATAGTAGTAAAGAATAAAGTTAAGAATTGTATCATCTGAACAATATCTGGACCACATTATTCTCCTATGCTCCTACAAATACAAATTTTGTATGTATAGCTAAAAAATAAACCTCTTCATCATAACCATTATTGATGGAGACtatgatttaattttgatttgctTAATGCTCGAGCTTATTGCAGTTTAATTATGTGCCTTAATTACTCTTTAAGGATGAAGTATGAAGTAGCTTAAGATTAAGCTTGGTTTGGGTCACTTTCATTTGATATCAAAATCATTGGAAGCAGCTTCTTCAACGTTTTAAATAATGTTATTGTCTTTACTTGCTTATTACCAATATGGTctattcttcatttcttcttctttttctgtccTTAGACCCATTGACAGGTATTTGTAACACCATGGTCCCTGCAATATGGTAAAACAATCGTTACAAGCACTCTTATTTCCAGATGGTAAAACAATTTTTATCATGTTCGTCCCTTTGAAGCGATGGTTTTTATagttatttgtatataaattaaTTCTAATCGTGTTCTAATAATTTAAAGTACATACAAATATTTATAGCTATGAGCctatgataaataattaaacattgTCCGGTAGCTGCTTGATTCTGGTATCTCATTTTATGTCCTTTCACTGAATACAAATTTATTCTTTACTTCAGACTTCAAAggatgtttcctatgctttgcAAGTTAGTATGATCATACGATAAGGGTAACCGGTAATCtactttatatttaaattatgcaTTTTTTTCCCCCTCTCGCATATAAATTTATCATGTCAATATACATGGAAGAATTCATTTTTACGCTTATACAACTAGGATAtttacttatataaaaatatataaagtatttttttaatttttaaattaatatattattttagaatttgaacaaaatttatttttatgttttttaatgtatatatatatatatatttcaactttttaaaaaagttttttattaaaaactttTATACAAATATGAAGAAATAGGGAATGGGAATCTCCGTAGGGACGGCTGGAAAACGGGAAATGGAGAATGAAGTAATTAGTAATTACCAACATtgattgttaattttattaattaatcaagAAATGTAGAAATAATACTTATCATattcattcatatatatatatatcaaatagAGTTAATATCCAGGTGAAATGATAAATTATTAGagaaatctttaaaatttttgcaaatcaaataaaataaattttaaaatactttcAAGAACACGTCACGTTAGTTATgctattaattgaaaaaatttaattttaataatagataatagataataaattattcaaaaaaataaaaatattttaagaataatactAATATCTTAGTAACAAAATAACTATGAATTTTCTGCTACTTATTTTTTTACTCACaaatgttttttcttttaagaattaaaaaaattttacatggtcatttaattaaattttgtatttaaataatttttaaatattaaatttaaaactaaattatttttattagacaatatataattatttgtttgtgtataatttttttacacgTGTAAacaaattagtattattttttattctttacgAATGCTTGCGACATCCGTGCTCCCGAAGTGGGCTGGGAGGAAGCCCAAAAGCTTTGCACAAATAATGACATAATATACTGCTAGTGTTACTATGCAGCTTCTTTCTTTAGGGCCTAGGCCCAATATCATAAAAAAGTATGAAACGGAGCCCGACCGAAAATATTAGTTTGAACTTGGGCAACCATGAGATCTAGTAGGAGGCATTACGAAACGGCCTAAACTTTGTTATCTATAAACTGCAAGAATGTATTATGGTTGGCATTATACTCGTCGATgcttatttctttttatcctctaATTCGTCAGGATAAGGTTAAGGATTCTGTTGAAAATCAAAACTCTATTTAGTATATAAGCTTGTATTTGTTTACAGAGACATGATATTGAGATTGACACACGACATGGTGTTTGGCAAAGGAGATATGAAGACAATGTTTTCAGAGAtattgaattagtgtattttgtgttcaTCCTGATAGGAAAGATACAGAGACACTAACAAAAAACACAACTtatattcttgttaattttttataattatattttttattattatatttttcatctcaaattttttgaatgaaaaaaatgaaaataaattgaattttcataatttgtattAGTTTATCAGTGTCTTGTCCTATCCTATTTTCAGTGTTTTGTCCTGTCCTATTCTTAGAAACAGCCTAAAAATTTGTCGTTGGCTAATAAATTACTGTATATATAAAGTGAGATTCAAACTGTCGATACTTACTTAAACTGACTAGTGAACTAACACTATTCCAACCCAATTCGGTTCTCATGAGTGGTTATTAGATCACCATTAATAATGGGCTTGAATTTCATGTGGCAACAATCATATAATTCACCCTATCATGATGACATGGTAACATGGAAAATTTAATGGCATTAGAAATTTGGTAGTATTTGAGAACAGAACTGAATAAAATGGATAAAAAACGATATCATGAGTTTATAACTGTGCCTGAAGTTACATTCAACAATTGAGATTTGGCCATcgaattaaacaaaaaatattagaagattatcaaaatttattattttttattatcatgactaagtaataataaaaaataataaattctgatgtTGCATTTCTCTTTTTGTAACATACTACAACGCTTAGTTAAACATCTATGAAGAATGCTAATTGCTATATTGCTACTGCACCAATTATGAGAGaaaggaaagataaaaagaatattattgCCAATAGATTTTATGGACCCACTTTTTTGGGGTATAATCTTGTCTTCTGCAGCAAAAAAGGGAATCACACTGATTTAGACAAATAATAGAATGGTTTTTCAAAACTTTGAATAGGTCAGAATATATGAAGTCACTCACTGCATTCTTTAGGATGGCAGAAGCACTTCAAGGCACGACCACATTTGCCATTAGGCCTTTCACACTTTTTACAAGAATTCCTTATATGTCCTGGACTAATGTCAAATGACATCCTTGTCCCTAACTTGTAATCATACCCTGAAGAAGAAGTTTTTGCGGATCCAGCTATAGTGAGAGCAATTCAAATCCTCACGATGAAAACCCTTTTCAACTTTATGAAGATCCTCAATAATTAAACATGGATAAGGCATTTTCACATCATGATCTTGATCCCCACATTTGCTTAAGCCTATGCAGCCATGCATCAATGGTTAGAATGTGTTCTTCTGATTGAGCAGTTGATGAGGAGTGAGTTTTGTTCTGTTCGAGGAGGAGAAGGGAAACCGTTTGTGATAGTTAAAGGAGAAACATATTGGAGAGAAGGAGAGCAAGAATGTGAGATAGTGAGTAATTTAGCATCACAATCAACTGAAGAAACTTGGAATAGGCCAAGAGAAGTTCTCAAGTATAGCTTCTGAGATCTGCATATATAAGGTGATTCTGCTTAATAGAGATGATGAATTCAAGAAAGAAGATGCTTTATGATGAGTTCtgatatcatcatcatcacagtAGTAGCTTGTAGAGTTATTAGCATTATTCTGAGTAGGAGCGGAGCTTAGTTGAGACAAGAGGCACCtctccaaattttttataaaaaaattagtaatactttttcaaaaaataaaaaataatttaattaacttaaatactttactatgacttaagtattaatattattgtatttgtataaattgataaaaaattcaataaatattataaatttttaatatttttttacatattttacagaatatatattcaaatttttatataaaataataatgaaaaataaaaaaattaatgtattttttaagaGGAAGACTAATATTTAAGAAAGAgaacatataacttttacaatatcaacaccTGTAAATAGTTTTTCTACTTTAAAAAATTACGAAGAAAATGAGATACAACcttcaaaagtttaaaaagtTACATCTAAAgagtttgaccttaatttttTAGAATGAGATTCTAGAAAACGACTTTAAATTTGACAATATCACCCAAATCAGAGagataaagttacaaatttattttaaatcaaatccatatcaaaaatattttaacaattaTCTACTATCTAACtcctaaaattttatttcaaatttccCCACTTATTCTGGGCCATGCAAGTATTCATCAGTATGAGATTATTGAAGACTAGTAAAGAATAAAGTATATGGAGTTTCTTGAATGGATTCATGTTCATCACTTTTTTTCCTTGAGAGATGAGCTTAGATAGATGTTACTCTATCaatcattatattattttatagtaTTCTAACACTAAACATATTGATGATATGGCATATTTTAGTACTAATatgcattttttaattatttaaaaaaatatctattcaattatatctaaattattaacatttaataattaaaatattattaattatcagtaatttttctaatcatcctaattcatattttttcatattaacaCATGATTTAATGATTAAATGCATATTTTTATGAATGATTAAATCTATCATttttacacaaatatataagataaattttttatatatacttttaatgattaaatcatgaataaaatagatattttagtaattattattttatattttcgttaatcaataattttaatatagacgttatttttagaaaaaaaatatgtcttaaataattaaatttgttaatatttaaataaaaagaaagaataattatttgatgtaatttaaatataataacatTAATTAGAAAAGAATCAATTATCTATACTgagatttaatatattattctattaaaaaaagtgAATCACAcgataaaaattgaaaagattgtgaattagagattttatttatgaaaagaaATCAATTACGGAAGTAACTAAGATATAATGAGGTATTAATATTGGATATAGAGAATTTAATAggtaaaattgagaagaaaatttaataatatgtgacATATTATGGTGTGAATATTTGAATAAGATATATCTATAGATTTATTTAAAGGAAGAATCAAtcatagtatataataattaaaaaatcataataggTAATCAAATTgtcttgtatatatattttgaaaattgaaatgcaataaatcaaaaattttatttataaaaagaattaatCAGCAGAGAATATactttaaaataaatcaatcatgagtatagatatttaaatatgtaaaattgagtaaaaattttgatgaaagTCGTACTCTCATGCTAATATTTGAATCACTTTCTTCCTatacattttatatatataataggaaTAAAATTGTCCacataaatatttgaaaagaaagaaacaagctTAAAATGAACTTGGTGATATGACACATTTTGATTCATGTTTTTATATTGATTCCTTCCTATAtatctctttaaaaaaaatcaattctcaTTTTTGcatattaatagaaaaaatgtAATAAA
This window of the Arachis duranensis cultivar V14167 unplaced genomic scaffold, aradu.V14167.gnm2.J7QH unplaced_Scaffold_232527, whole genome shotgun sequence genome carries:
- the LOC127744189 gene encoding uncharacterized protein LOC127744189 is translated as MRDIISCFSENAVNVRQQASCSSYSSSSNACINPSLTPSTRNSVSSVYRSTLSNKHQILMITVTWCKSFSNQGLTISFGTQDPPSPPFRLNTNSRFFRKKKGSKLMVESSNHESRIEVFWDLSNAKYDTGPEPVDGYYVAVVVGLEIALIIGHIAEESVTKKLKAMAATSSGKFSLLSRREHCSGNTLYTTKAQFCENGTWHDIMIRCSGGNGNEGLLKSSSSSSLSSSPPALMVCIDKKTVIRVKRLQWNFRGNQTIFVDGLLVDLLWDVHNWFFNPSSSSGYAVFMFRTRTGLDSRLWLQEKPSLKDKDALEFSFLIYACKTA
- the LOC107461794 gene encoding uncharacterized protein LOC107461794 codes for the protein MNMNPFKKLHILYSLLVFNNLILMNTWYDYKLGTRMSFDISPGHIRNSCKKCERPNGKCGRALKCFCHPKECSE